A window from Citrus sinensis cultivar Valencia sweet orange chromosome 3, DVS_A1.0, whole genome shotgun sequence encodes these proteins:
- the LOC112496275 gene encoding uncharacterized protein LOC112496275 — translation MDNGSGVIPIQFGCIAKLHPSQASYPNRCSYISDLLNKIQIAQIIVFPYNPGGHWVLVAIDMVRRKIYYLDPLGDNPDDELKQMVNDGITMHQVKSNKKKAVQWVSVKVLMKQSYDFHCYFISIFETKFI, via the exons ATGGATAATGGCAGTGGTGTTATTCCAATTCAATTTGGATGCATAGCTAAGTTACACCCAAGTCAAGCAAGCTACCCAAATAGGTGTTCATATATTTCAGACCTTTTGAACAAGATTCAAATAGCCCAAATAATTGTCTTCCCATATAACCCAgg TGGCCACTGGGTGCTAGTAGCAATTGATATGGTGAGgcgaaaaatttattatcttgaTCCATTAGGTGATAATCCTGATGATGAGTTGAAGCAAATGGTGAATGA tgGAATAACAATGCATCAAGTGAAGAGTAATAAAAAGAAGGCTGTGCAGTGGGTCTCTGTGAAGGTATTAATGAAACAAAGTTATGATTTCCATTGTTACTTCATCAGTATATTTGAAactaagtttatttaa